Proteins found in one Mustela lutreola isolate mMusLut2 chromosome 12, mMusLut2.pri, whole genome shotgun sequence genomic segment:
- the ATP6V1G1 gene encoding V-type proton ATPase subunit G 1, translating to MASQSQGIQQLLQAEKRAAEKVSEARKRKNRRLKQAKEEAQAEIEQYRLQREKEFKAKEAAALGSHGSCSTEVEKETQEKMTILQTYFQQNRDEVLDNLLAFVCDIRPEIHENYRING from the exons ATGGCCAGCCAGTCGCAGGGGATCCAGCAGCTGCTGCAGGCCGAGAAGCGGGCTGCCGAGAAGGTGTCGGAGGCCCGCAAGC gaaagaacCGGAGGCTGAAGCAGGCCAAAGAAGAAGCTCAGGCTGAAATTGAACAATACCGCctgcaaagagagaaggagttCAAGGCCAAGGAAGCTGCG gCTCTGGGATCCCACGGCAGCTGCAGCACTGAAGTGGAGAAGGAGACCCAGGAGAAGATGACCATCCTGCAGACCTACTTCCAGCAGAACAGGGATGAAGTCCTGGATAACCTCCTGGCCTTTGTCTGTGATATCCGGCCGGAAATCCATGAAAACTACCGCATAAATGGAtaa